One segment of Candidatus Nitrospira nitrosa DNA contains the following:
- a CDS encoding SPOR domain-containing protein has product MRLRPFTGPSAFLIIAVGLGVVLSQGCASSVRQVDQFPHYPVGFVERGVASWYGPGFHGNKTANGERYDMYALTAAHQTLPLGSVAVVYSLTSSRHVTVRINDRGPFARGRILDLSLAGAQALGMTGNGTDQVELRVVGYEPRPEGMGVLRVQAGSFADLRNAQALLARIQRNFADGRIVHTDLPEGRRYRVQIGRFLVEPEAHKASTSLDRMFSLQSFVIRDDG; this is encoded by the coding sequence ATGCGGCTGAGGCCGTTCACGGGCCCGTCGGCTTTCCTCATCATTGCCGTTGGGCTTGGGGTTGTCCTGTCTCAAGGGTGCGCCTCATCTGTTCGTCAGGTCGATCAATTTCCACATTATCCTGTTGGATTCGTCGAGCGAGGGGTGGCCTCATGGTATGGCCCAGGGTTCCATGGGAATAAGACCGCCAATGGGGAGCGGTACGACATGTATGCGCTGACGGCTGCTCATCAAACCTTGCCCCTGGGATCCGTCGCAGTTGTCTACTCATTAACATCAAGCCGGCACGTCACGGTCAGAATCAATGATCGCGGACCCTTTGCCAGGGGGAGAATCCTGGACCTGTCATTGGCCGGTGCCCAAGCTCTTGGGATGACCGGCAATGGAACCGACCAGGTTGAGCTTCGAGTCGTAGGCTATGAGCCTCGCCCAGAAGGGATGGGGGTTTTAAGGGTTCAAGCCGGCTCCTTTGCAGATCTTCGCAATGCGCAAGCTCTACTTGCGCGGATCCAGCGCAACTTTGCCGACGGGCGTATTGTCCACACAGATCTTCCTGAAGGGCGTCGGTACCGAGTCCAGATCGGTCGGTTCTTGGTCGAGCCAGAGGCGCATAAGGCTTCCACGAGTCTTGACCGAATGTTTAGTCTCCAGTCCTTCGTGATACGAGATGATGGGTAG
- a CDS encoding vitamin B12-dependent ribonucleotide reductase: protein MRIDRKFTRRGVSPYEGLAFVKRSSEIRNPDGSTVFKLENIDIPEPWSQLAIDILAQKYFRKAGVPQCDQNGEPMADADGQPVLGGERDARQVFERMAGCWTHWGRAYGYFKTPEDAESFHDEMCYMLAYQMAAPNSPQWFNTGLHYAYGLSGPAQGHYYVDPKTQEVVKATNAFEHPQPHACFIQSIEDDLVNENGIMDLWVREARLFKYGSGTGTNFSRLRGDGEGLSGGGRSSGLMSFLKIGDRAAGAIKSGGTTRRAAKMVCLDLDHPDIEEFIDWKVIEEQKVAAMVTGSKICAQRLNAVLKACHTVDGNGALRLDLDRKTNSVLREALASARREMVPEAYIQRMFSYAQQGFTHFVFHEYDTNWDGKAYQTVSGQNSNNSVRIPNEFFAALEADADWELKRRTNGKVCKTIKARELWDRIAWAAWTCADPGTQYDTTINEWHTCPEDGRINASNPCSEYMFLDDTACNLASLNLTKFYSADGQFELEEFRHAVRLWTIALEISVLMASFPSQSIAEKSYQFRTLGLGYANLGTALMRQGIPYDSPKALAICGAITSIMTGEAYSTSAEMAAELSAFPGYAKNREHMLRVIRNHRRAAYQASVDEYERLTIAPAGIRPEHCPPELLLAARRAWDHALELGTAYGYRNAQVTVIAPTGTIGLVMDCDTTGIEPDFALVKFKKLAGGGYFKIINQSIPLALTNLGYADQQVKDIVHYCVGAQTLKGAPFINHDTLQRKGFDDAALDRLERSLSQAFEIQFAFNKYTLGDTFCIEQLGLTEVQLNEKNFNMLKALGFTQEEIAAANDFCCGTMTIEGAPHVKAEHLAVFDCANRCGRIGQRSIAVDAHIRMMAAAQPFISGAISKTINMPSEASIEDVKASYFLAWKSMVKAVALYRDGSKLSQPLSASSDSGKDLEAVPGVLEMAEKVTERVLVRYLAKRRPLPSRRNGYTQKAIVGGHKLYLRTGEYEDGTVGEIFLDMHKEGAAFRSLMNCFAIAISLGLQHGVPLEEFVEAFVFTRFEPNGPVKLNDRIKMSTSIIDYIFRELAVTYLDRYDLAQVKEEDLRMDSMKQDDMDPECFDEEADLATLAKSSVVTEHLPIRRNGGKGNGHNHGNGHSVAQQVEVMRETLTLTEVQNAKVKGYEGDPCPECKQFTMVRNGTCLKCVSCGATSGCS, encoded by the coding sequence GTGAGAATTGATCGGAAATTTACCCGTCGTGGAGTGAGTCCATATGAGGGGCTGGCGTTCGTCAAACGATCGTCCGAGATTCGGAACCCGGACGGATCGACGGTCTTCAAACTTGAGAATATCGATATTCCTGAACCCTGGTCTCAGCTGGCGATCGACATTTTGGCGCAAAAGTACTTCCGGAAGGCCGGCGTTCCGCAGTGCGATCAGAACGGCGAGCCGATGGCCGATGCCGATGGCCAGCCGGTGCTGGGCGGCGAGCGGGATGCCCGACAGGTCTTTGAGCGCATGGCCGGGTGCTGGACCCATTGGGGCAGGGCCTATGGATATTTCAAGACACCGGAAGACGCAGAGTCCTTTCATGATGAGATGTGCTACATGCTGGCGTACCAGATGGCTGCGCCGAACTCCCCCCAGTGGTTCAATACCGGCCTGCATTATGCCTATGGATTATCGGGACCGGCCCAAGGGCACTATTACGTCGATCCGAAAACGCAAGAAGTGGTGAAGGCGACGAATGCGTTCGAGCATCCACAGCCGCATGCCTGTTTCATTCAATCGATCGAGGATGATCTGGTGAATGAAAACGGCATCATGGATCTGTGGGTTCGAGAGGCGCGATTGTTTAAGTATGGCTCAGGAACCGGAACAAATTTTTCGAGACTGCGCGGCGATGGCGAAGGACTGTCCGGTGGAGGGCGGTCTTCCGGGCTCATGTCCTTCCTGAAGATCGGTGATCGAGCGGCCGGAGCGATCAAATCCGGAGGAACGACGCGCCGTGCCGCCAAAATGGTCTGTTTGGATTTGGACCATCCTGACATCGAAGAATTCATCGATTGGAAAGTCATTGAAGAACAAAAAGTGGCGGCGATGGTGACGGGGTCGAAGATCTGTGCGCAGCGCCTCAATGCCGTCTTGAAGGCCTGTCATACCGTCGATGGGAACGGTGCGCTCCGGCTGGACCTCGATCGAAAGACGAATTCGGTCCTGCGCGAGGCGCTGGCGTCAGCCCGCCGCGAGATGGTGCCGGAGGCCTATATCCAACGGATGTTTTCCTATGCGCAGCAGGGGTTCACACATTTTGTCTTTCACGAATACGATACCAATTGGGACGGGAAGGCCTATCAAACAGTCTCCGGCCAGAATTCGAACAACAGCGTCAGGATTCCAAACGAGTTTTTCGCCGCGCTCGAAGCCGATGCCGATTGGGAGCTGAAACGACGCACCAACGGCAAAGTTTGCAAGACCATCAAGGCCAGAGAGTTGTGGGATCGGATTGCGTGGGCCGCCTGGACCTGTGCCGATCCAGGGACGCAGTATGATACCACCATCAATGAATGGCACACGTGTCCGGAGGATGGCCGAATCAATGCCTCAAATCCCTGTTCGGAATACATGTTCTTGGATGATACGGCCTGTAATCTCGCGTCGCTCAATCTGACGAAGTTCTACAGCGCTGACGGGCAGTTCGAACTCGAGGAGTTCCGTCATGCCGTTCGGCTGTGGACGATCGCGTTGGAGATCAGTGTCTTGATGGCGTCCTTCCCGAGCCAATCGATCGCCGAGAAAAGCTATCAGTTCCGGACGCTGGGGTTGGGGTACGCGAATCTGGGGACGGCCCTCATGCGTCAAGGCATTCCTTACGACTCGCCCAAGGCGCTCGCGATCTGCGGCGCCATCACGTCTATCATGACGGGGGAAGCGTATAGTACGTCGGCGGAAATGGCAGCTGAACTGTCGGCCTTCCCGGGCTATGCGAAGAATCGGGAACACATGCTGCGTGTCATTCGCAACCATCGACGGGCAGCCTATCAGGCGTCTGTCGACGAGTATGAACGGCTGACCATTGCTCCTGCGGGAATCCGTCCTGAACATTGTCCCCCGGAATTACTCCTGGCCGCCCGGAGAGCTTGGGACCATGCGCTCGAACTTGGGACAGCGTACGGGTATCGCAATGCTCAAGTGACGGTGATCGCTCCGACCGGGACGATCGGGTTGGTCATGGATTGCGACACCACCGGGATTGAACCGGATTTTGCGCTGGTGAAATTCAAGAAGTTGGCCGGTGGAGGGTATTTCAAGATTATCAATCAAAGTATCCCACTCGCCTTGACCAATCTCGGGTATGCGGATCAGCAAGTAAAGGACATCGTCCACTACTGCGTCGGGGCCCAGACCCTCAAAGGCGCCCCGTTCATCAATCACGACACACTTCAGCGGAAGGGGTTCGATGACGCCGCGCTCGATCGTTTGGAGCGCAGCTTGTCGCAAGCATTCGAGATCCAATTCGCGTTCAATAAATATACGCTTGGGGACACTTTTTGCATCGAGCAACTTGGTCTGACCGAGGTACAGCTGAACGAGAAGAACTTCAATATGTTGAAGGCGCTCGGCTTTACGCAGGAGGAGATTGCGGCCGCGAACGATTTCTGTTGCGGGACGATGACCATCGAAGGCGCGCCACATGTGAAAGCCGAGCACCTGGCGGTTTTCGATTGTGCGAATCGATGTGGTCGTATTGGGCAACGCTCCATTGCCGTCGACGCCCACATCCGCATGATGGCTGCGGCGCAACCCTTCATCAGCGGTGCGATCAGCAAGACCATCAATATGCCGTCTGAAGCCTCGATCGAAGACGTCAAGGCATCATACTTCCTTGCTTGGAAGAGCATGGTCAAGGCGGTGGCGCTCTACCGCGACGGGTCCAAACTCAGTCAGCCGTTGAGCGCCTCGTCCGATAGCGGGAAGGATTTGGAGGCGGTTCCTGGTGTGCTGGAAATGGCCGAAAAAGTGACCGAGCGCGTGCTCGTCCGGTATCTCGCCAAGCGGCGTCCACTCCCCAGTCGGCGCAACGGGTACACGCAAAAAGCCATTGTCGGAGGGCATAAACTCTATCTCCGAACCGGTGAGTACGAGGATGGGACGGTCGGAGAAATATTTTTGGACATGCATAAGGAGGGAGCGGCGTTTAGGAGCCTGATGAACTGCTTTGCCATCGCCATCTCTCTTGGGCTTCAGCATGGCGTGCCGCTCGAAGAATTCGTAGAGGCCTTTGTCTTCACCAGGTTTGAACCGAACGGCCCCGTGAAACTGAATGATCGAATCAAGATGTCGACGTCGATTATCGATTACATCTTCCGTGAATTGGCCGTCACGTATCTTGATCGATATGACCTTGCCCAGGTCAAAGAAGAAGATCTGCGTATGGATTCGATGAAACAAGACGACATGGATCCCGAATGCTTCGATGAGGAAGCGGATCTTGCGACATTGGCCAAGTCTTCCGTTGTGACAGAACATCTTCCGATCCGCCGGAACGGTGGAAAAGGAAATGGCCATAACCATGGGAACGGACATAGCGTCGCCCAGCAAGTGGAAGTCATGCGGGAAACGCTGACATTGACCGAAGTTCAAAATGCCAAGGTGAAGGGATATGAAGGTGACCCTTGTCCTGAATGCAAACAGTTCACCATGGTTCGGAACGGCACATGCCTCAAATGCGTGAGTTGCGGCGCAACGAGCGGATGTTCATAG
- a CDS encoding DUF4359 domain-containing protein codes for MSLLRLSVLVVTLAGAVGLVWSNPTMEDYLRFVEQELGKAIDRMDQGTSSREQQFIRQVFQSQSRKLLESIVRPNTARHNWGLVSQYDTQVAGTNVVVLGIGGRFIPLRGVEEATLKIGRMAF; via the coding sequence ATGAGTCTCCTTCGCTTAAGCGTGCTCGTCGTTACCCTCGCCGGAGCCGTCGGTCTGGTATGGTCGAACCCGACCATGGAGGACTATTTGCGTTTTGTGGAACAGGAATTGGGGAAAGCGATAGACCGAATGGATCAGGGCACATCGTCTCGGGAGCAACAGTTTATTCGGCAGGTATTCCAGTCACAGAGTCGAAAGCTTCTCGAGTCAATCGTTCGGCCCAATACGGCACGACACAACTGGGGACTCGTCAGTCAGTATGATACACAGGTGGCTGGTACGAACGTTGTGGTGCTTGGGATCGGTGGTCGATTCATCCCTCTTCGGGGTGTTGAAGAGGCTACGTTAAAAATCGGCCGAATGGCCTTTTAG
- a CDS encoding AmpG family muropeptide MFS transporter, with translation MTQGSSNFGALLNRRLLVMLPLGFLSGLPLALTSGTLQAWLTVEGVDLKTIGIFTLVGLPYTLKFLWAPVMDRVVPPWLGRRRGWMVLTQLCVAVALGLMAVTNPKLHPGWLAAYAVLVAFLAASLDIVFDAYRTDTLQPHERGLGAAVWVNGYRIALLASGAGALALADYVGWQMTYLAMAAVMVAGVGIVLLSPDPTLVVAAPKSLKEAVGAPLAEFFSRPTAWGFLTVIVLYKLGDAFASALQTAFLIGGLGFSSTEVGAAKGLGIFATLLGAFIGGLLMTRSGLVRSLLIFGVLQAVSNLGFVVLALMGKHAGALTVAVVIENVTGGMGTAAFVALVMSLCDVRYTATQFALLSSLEALGRVFVGRPSADLVEVMGWAQFYVLTAVAALPGLWAVWRIRHSIEPEQKTVRQTSVMESAASPVPK, from the coding sequence GTGACACAGGGCTCATCCAATTTCGGTGCACTATTGAATCGACGCCTCCTCGTGATGCTCCCTCTGGGGTTTCTATCCGGGCTCCCGCTCGCGCTCACCTCGGGAACTCTCCAGGCTTGGTTGACGGTTGAAGGCGTCGATCTCAAGACGATCGGCATTTTCACGCTGGTCGGACTGCCCTATACGCTGAAGTTCCTCTGGGCGCCGGTGATGGATCGCGTGGTACCACCGTGGTTGGGGCGGCGTCGTGGCTGGATGGTGCTGACGCAGCTTTGTGTGGCAGTTGCCCTAGGGCTCATGGCAGTGACCAATCCAAAGCTTCACCCGGGGTGGCTTGCGGCCTATGCCGTTCTGGTTGCATTCCTTGCGGCGTCGCTGGACATTGTGTTTGACGCCTATCGCACGGACACACTCCAGCCTCACGAGCGTGGGTTGGGTGCTGCGGTCTGGGTCAATGGCTATCGAATCGCTCTCTTGGCCTCCGGGGCCGGTGCGCTGGCGCTGGCGGACTATGTCGGCTGGCAGATGACCTATCTCGCGATGGCCGCTGTCATGGTCGCCGGGGTGGGTATTGTTTTACTCAGCCCTGATCCGACCCTGGTGGTCGCTGCTCCCAAGAGTCTGAAGGAGGCTGTCGGGGCACCGTTGGCAGAGTTTTTTTCCAGACCCACGGCCTGGGGATTCTTGACCGTAATCGTTCTCTACAAGCTTGGAGATGCCTTTGCGTCGGCACTCCAAACCGCTTTTCTCATTGGAGGGTTGGGGTTTTCTTCGACCGAGGTCGGCGCCGCCAAGGGGCTTGGAATTTTTGCTACGTTGCTAGGGGCCTTTATCGGCGGACTTTTAATGACAAGGTCTGGACTCGTCCGATCGTTGCTGATCTTCGGCGTCTTGCAGGCTGTATCGAACCTGGGCTTTGTCGTATTGGCCTTGATGGGGAAACATGCCGGTGCGCTGACGGTGGCCGTCGTGATCGAGAATGTGACGGGTGGGATGGGGACGGCCGCGTTCGTGGCGTTAGTCATGTCGCTCTGTGATGTTCGATATACGGCAACACAGTTCGCGCTACTGTCCTCGCTCGAGGCGCTGGGCCGTGTATTTGTCGGCCGCCCTTCGGCGGATCTCGTTGAGGTGATGGGATGGGCGCAATTCTATGTTTTAACGGCAGTCGCAGCCTTGCCGGGCCTCTGGGCCGTGTGGCGAATCCGTCACTCTATCGAGCCAGAACAGAAGACAGTTAGACAGACCTCTGTAATGGAATCAGCGGCCTCGCCTGTTCCCAAATGA
- the mtaB gene encoding tRNA (N(6)-L-threonylcarbamoyladenosine(37)-C(2))-methylthiotransferase MtaB — protein sequence MATTRASLHTLGCRLNQAETSILGEGLRRKGFELVEFGQPTDVLILNTCSVTEDAERTSRYLIRKTLKHSPHAFIAVTGCYAQTGMESLTQQSGIDLIVGQQFKMDLPAYLPPPHELRKRPAAEVHHTKTISRADFELPYFAEPGSTRALLKIQDGCSAMCSFCIIPFARGHERSRKLDDILSEVRSLTAGGYKEIVLTGVNIGQYKQQGVDFCTMLRRLDQITDLERIRISSIEPTTVTDELLDLLASSKKFCPYLHIPLQSGDDEILQAMNRRHTIKEYRALIDRAFAKIPDLGLGTDLMVGFPGETEMAFQNTLAIAGDLPFSYVHVFPYSARPGTAATRLKQRVPSALVKKRTELLLELDRTKRLAFHNKQIGKTVSVLFEAGTRGAHRFGTTPNFTRVAVTDAGDLQNQIMPVTITAATDRHGFGHIASAQAMPSTMALL from the coding sequence ATGGCAACAACCCGTGCCTCTCTACATACGCTCGGCTGCCGGCTGAATCAAGCCGAAACCTCGATCCTTGGGGAAGGACTCAGGCGAAAGGGGTTTGAGCTCGTCGAGTTCGGCCAACCGACGGATGTACTGATCCTCAATACCTGTTCTGTGACGGAGGACGCCGAACGTACCTCGCGTTACCTGATTCGTAAAACGCTGAAACACTCTCCCCATGCCTTCATCGCCGTAACCGGCTGTTATGCCCAGACGGGCATGGAGAGCCTCACGCAACAATCCGGGATCGATCTCATTGTCGGCCAGCAGTTTAAGATGGACCTGCCGGCGTACCTTCCTCCCCCCCATGAGCTTCGAAAACGGCCAGCCGCAGAGGTTCACCACACGAAGACGATCTCGCGCGCAGACTTTGAGCTACCCTATTTCGCCGAGCCTGGCTCGACTCGTGCCTTACTCAAGATACAAGATGGCTGCAGTGCCATGTGTAGCTTCTGTATCATTCCATTCGCACGGGGGCATGAACGCAGCAGGAAGCTTGACGATATTCTGAGCGAAGTACGGAGTTTAACGGCCGGGGGCTATAAGGAGATTGTGCTGACGGGGGTAAATATCGGCCAATACAAGCAGCAGGGCGTTGACTTTTGTACGATGCTTCGCCGCCTCGACCAAATTACGGACCTTGAACGAATCCGCATTTCGTCGATCGAACCCACGACCGTCACCGACGAATTGCTCGACCTCCTCGCCTCGTCCAAAAAATTCTGCCCCTATCTGCACATCCCTCTGCAAAGCGGAGACGACGAGATCTTGCAGGCCATGAACCGTCGCCACACCATCAAGGAATACAGGGCATTAATTGATAGGGCATTCGCCAAGATTCCCGACCTCGGCCTTGGAACAGATCTGATGGTAGGATTTCCTGGAGAGACTGAGATGGCGTTCCAAAATACCTTGGCGATCGCAGGGGACCTTCCGTTTTCCTATGTGCATGTCTTCCCCTACTCCGCGAGACCTGGCACGGCAGCCACTCGTCTGAAACAGCGGGTCCCGTCAGCCTTGGTGAAGAAACGCACCGAGCTGCTGTTGGAACTGGATCGTACCAAGCGGCTTGCCTTTCACAACAAACAGATTGGAAAGACGGTTTCGGTCCTATTTGAAGCCGGAACCCGCGGCGCCCATCGGTTCGGCACCACCCCCAACTTTACACGAGTGGCAGTGACAGACGCTGGTGATCTTCAGAATCAGATCATGCCCGTGACCATTACTGCTGCAACGGACCGTCACGGATTCGGCCACATCGCTTCGGCCCAAGCGATGCCCTCTACTATGGCACTGCTATGA
- the miaB gene encoding tRNA (N6-isopentenyl adenosine(37)-C2)-methylthiotransferase MiaB, with the protein MSMKTLPRVHIETFGCQMNESDSELVRAMLKQEGFVFTEDRERADVVLVNTCAIRENAHKKIYLHLSELRAVKKQRPLVVGVLGCMAQNLKSELAQKEPLIDVLAGPDSYRQLPTLLTTALDAQEQGLARKGFALDLSEYETYEGILPDRDDGVNAWITVMRGCDNFCSFCVVPYTRGRERSRDPESILLEARDAATRGFKQITLLGQNVNSYRHEEWDFAKLIGAVADQPGIERVRFTSPHPKDFPQTLIEAIATHPKICKHVHLPLQSGSDRILDMMGRTYTGAEYLSLAEHIRAIIPDVVLTTDIICGFCSETDEDFQATVRLVEQAQLDSAYIFKYSERKNTIAARKYIDDVPDQLKGQRVAKLMEIQRAITAERNRRYIGKTVKILIEGDATKSSTQGMGKTDGNITVVWDKHTGHSKPGTLLTKHIFDASAATLYGK; encoded by the coding sequence ATGAGCATGAAAACCCTTCCTCGTGTTCATATCGAGACGTTCGGTTGTCAGATGAACGAGTCTGACAGCGAGCTCGTTCGTGCGATGCTGAAGCAGGAAGGGTTCGTCTTCACTGAGGACCGTGAACGGGCGGATGTAGTCTTAGTCAACACCTGCGCGATCAGGGAGAATGCGCACAAAAAGATCTACCTCCATCTTTCCGAACTCAGGGCGGTAAAAAAGCAACGCCCGCTGGTCGTCGGCGTGCTTGGGTGCATGGCTCAGAATCTCAAAAGCGAGCTGGCCCAAAAGGAACCGCTCATTGACGTCTTGGCCGGGCCAGATTCGTACCGACAACTCCCCACGTTGTTGACGACTGCGCTTGACGCCCAAGAACAGGGACTCGCTCGGAAGGGGTTTGCGCTCGACCTTTCCGAATATGAGACGTATGAAGGAATCCTCCCGGACCGCGACGACGGGGTCAATGCCTGGATCACCGTCATGCGAGGCTGCGATAATTTTTGCTCCTTCTGTGTCGTTCCCTATACTCGGGGACGTGAACGATCGCGTGATCCGGAATCCATTCTACTCGAAGCTCGTGATGCCGCAACCCGTGGGTTCAAACAGATCACCTTGCTCGGCCAAAATGTAAATTCCTACCGCCATGAGGAATGGGACTTTGCCAAGCTCATCGGCGCCGTCGCAGACCAGCCTGGCATTGAGCGAGTCCGGTTTACTTCGCCACACCCCAAAGACTTTCCTCAGACCTTGATCGAAGCCATCGCCACACATCCTAAAATCTGCAAGCATGTTCACCTCCCGCTTCAGTCGGGGAGCGATCGGATCCTCGACATGATGGGGCGCACCTATACCGGTGCTGAATATCTATCCTTGGCAGAACACATCCGAGCCATCATCCCCGATGTCGTCCTGACCACGGATATCATCTGCGGGTTCTGTTCTGAAACTGATGAAGACTTCCAGGCCACCGTTCGCCTGGTGGAACAAGCCCAACTCGACTCTGCCTATATCTTCAAGTACTCGGAGCGGAAGAATACGATCGCAGCACGAAAGTATATCGACGATGTGCCGGATCAGCTGAAGGGGCAGCGGGTAGCCAAGTTAATGGAGATTCAACGGGCCATTACTGCGGAGCGCAACCGTCGCTACATCGGGAAAACCGTAAAGATCTTGATCGAAGGCGACGCAACCAAGTCCTCAACACAGGGCATGGGGAAAACCGACGGAAACATCACGGTCGTTTGGGACAAACACACCGGCCACTCCAAGCCAGGAACACTGCTGACTAAACACATCTTTGACGCCTCAGCTGCAACCCTATACGGGAAATAA
- a CDS encoding 3'-5' exonuclease: protein MKVVLDIETVQAPREEWARLVGKPTECQGPVSEEPGYDLFTVSAVEEARRADDEAYAKSAFDGTFSRIVCIGLLEFSDQMEARSAIAWYGVNERELLRQFWARLAQDRPTLYITHNGLGFDLPFIKKRSIINQVKPSVEINLAKFRTEPVYDTMAIWSNWDTRGWVKLDVLARALQVDTKSGSGEQVAEMWEKRQGRELAQYCLQDTYVTYACYSRMNFRQPLSREVILMQPELCDIG, encoded by the coding sequence ATGAAGGTTGTCCTCGATATCGAAACGGTCCAAGCGCCTCGTGAGGAGTGGGCTCGTCTCGTGGGGAAGCCGACAGAATGTCAGGGCCCTGTTTCTGAGGAACCTGGCTACGATCTCTTTACGGTGAGTGCGGTGGAGGAAGCGCGTCGTGCGGACGACGAGGCTTACGCAAAATCAGCGTTCGATGGGACGTTCAGTCGCATCGTTTGCATCGGGCTGCTGGAATTTTCTGATCAGATGGAGGCGCGCAGCGCCATTGCCTGGTATGGGGTGAATGAACGCGAGTTACTGCGGCAATTTTGGGCCAGGTTGGCTCAAGACAGGCCGACGTTATACATCACGCACAACGGGCTGGGGTTTGACCTTCCCTTTATCAAGAAGCGATCAATCATCAATCAGGTGAAGCCCAGTGTCGAAATCAATCTGGCCAAATTTCGGACGGAGCCGGTGTATGACACGATGGCCATTTGGAGCAATTGGGATACGAGAGGCTGGGTCAAGCTCGATGTATTGGCCCGAGCATTACAAGTCGATACGAAGTCAGGGAGTGGGGAGCAGGTCGCCGAAATGTGGGAGAAGCGGCAGGGGCGCGAGCTGGCTCAATACTGCTTACAAGATACCTATGTGACGTATGCCTGTTACAGCCGCATGAATTTTCGCCAGCCGCTCTCCAGAGAAGTCATTCTGATGCAACCGGAATTGTGCGACATCGGCTGA
- a CDS encoding (deoxy)nucleoside triphosphate pyrophosphohydrolase — protein MQVIEVAAGLIKRNNRYLIARRKAGVHLAGFWEFPGGKREAGESFADCLQRELWEELNIRIDSPIAYQIVRHEYSDKVVELHFFHCAIEQGEPVPLGCEEIRWVFPEELTKFTFPPADYAVIQSLQRETSGVSR, from the coding sequence ATGCAGGTCATAGAGGTGGCAGCCGGCCTGATCAAACGGAATAATCGCTATTTGATCGCCCGTCGGAAGGCTGGTGTTCATCTCGCCGGATTCTGGGAATTCCCCGGCGGTAAACGGGAAGCAGGTGAATCATTTGCGGACTGTTTGCAGCGAGAGCTATGGGAGGAGCTCAACATTCGGATCGATTCTCCCATTGCATATCAAATCGTTCGGCATGAGTATTCCGACAAGGTTGTGGAGCTTCACTTCTTTCACTGCGCGATCGAACAGGGAGAGCCGGTCCCTCTGGGATGTGAAGAGATTCGATGGGTATTTCCTGAGGAGCTGACGAAGTTTACGTTCCCCCCTGCTGATTACGCCGTGATTCAGTCGTTGCAGCGTGAAACCTCTGGAGTGTCGCGATGA
- a CDS encoding A/G-specific adenine glycosylase, translating to MPGRRPSNKKKPRKATLPDLSAKRRFQQRLLKWYGEHGRDLPWRKTSDPYHILVSEVMLQQTQVDRVIPKYQEFLKRYPSFEDLAEAPVADVKKTWYPLGYNVRPERLHGIACETVERYGGKLPSDAEELLSFKGIGRYTAGAIRSFAFNEDAPILDTNVIRVLHRVFVAEGDPKAQKTMLWELSEVLIPPRKGYDFNQAIMDFGAMVCTARDPYCLLCPMKAFCKTYPFSPMERRRS from the coding sequence ATGCCAGGTCGACGCCCTTCCAATAAGAAAAAACCACGCAAGGCAACGCTTCCCGATCTTTCTGCAAAGCGGCGGTTTCAGCAGCGACTCTTGAAGTGGTATGGAGAGCATGGTCGGGATTTGCCTTGGCGAAAAACATCGGATCCCTATCACATTCTTGTATCCGAAGTGATGTTGCAGCAGACGCAAGTTGATCGAGTCATCCCCAAATACCAGGAGTTTCTCAAGCGCTATCCGAGCTTTGAAGATTTGGCGGAGGCGCCGGTGGCTGATGTGAAGAAGACGTGGTATCCGCTGGGATACAACGTTCGCCCGGAACGGTTGCATGGGATTGCTTGTGAAACGGTGGAACGGTATGGGGGGAAACTTCCCAGTGATGCGGAGGAGTTGCTTTCGTTCAAAGGGATCGGACGGTATACCGCCGGAGCGATTCGCTCGTTTGCGTTCAATGAAGATGCCCCTATTCTGGACACAAATGTGATACGGGTCCTACACAGGGTGTTTGTCGCCGAAGGGGACCCGAAAGCGCAGAAGACGATGCTATGGGAATTGTCGGAAGTCCTGATCCCTCCGAGGAAAGGGTACGACTTCAATCAGGCGATCATGGATTTTGGCGCGATGGTCTGCACGGCGCGCGATCCGTACTGCCTGCTCTGTCCGATGAAGGCATTTTGCAAGACCTATCCATTCAGCCCAATGGAACGGAGACGGTCGTAG